A genomic segment from Streptomyces antibioticus encodes:
- the rpsL gene encoding 30S ribosomal protein S12: MPTIQQLVRKGRQDKVEKNKTPALEGSPQRRGVCTRVFTTTPKKPNSALRKVARVRLTSGIEVTAYIPGEGHNLQEHSIVLVRGGRVKDLPGVRYKIIRGSLDTQGVKNRKQARSRYGAKKEK; encoded by the coding sequence GTGCCTACGATCCAGCAGCTGGTCCGTAAGGGCCGGCAGGACAAGGTCGAGAAGAACAAGACGCCCGCACTCGAGGGTTCCCCTCAGCGTCGTGGCGTCTGCACGCGTGTGTTCACGACCACCCCGAAGAAGCCGAACTCGGCCCTGCGTAAGGTCGCGCGTGTGCGTCTGACCAGCGGCATCGAGGTCACCGCTTACATTCCGGGTGAGGGACACAACCTGCAGGAGCACTCCATCGTGCTCGTGCGCGGCGGCCGTGTGAAGGACCTGCCGGGTGTTCGCTACAAGATCATCCGCGGCTCCCTCGACACCCAGGGTGTCAAGAACCGCAAGCAGGCCCGCAGCCGCTACGGCGCCAAGAAGGAGAAGTAA
- the rpsG gene encoding 30S ribosomal protein S7 produces the protein MPRKGPAPKRPVIIDPVYGSPLVTSLINKVLLNGKRSTAERIVYGAMEGLREKTGNDPVITLKRALENIKPTIEVKSRRVGGATYQVPVEVKPGRASTLALRWLVGYSRARREKTMTERLLNELLDASNGLGAAVKKREDTHKMAESNKAFAHYRW, from the coding sequence ATGCCTCGTAAGGGCCCTGCCCCGAAGCGCCCGGTCATCATCGACCCGGTCTACGGTTCTCCTCTTGTCACCTCGCTCATCAACAAGGTGCTGCTGAACGGCAAGCGCTCCACCGCCGAGCGCATCGTCTACGGCGCCATGGAGGGCCTGCGCGAGAAGACCGGCAACGACCCGGTCATCACGCTGAAGCGCGCTCTCGAGAACATCAAGCCGACCATCGAGGTCAAGTCCCGCCGTGTCGGTGGCGCGACCTACCAGGTCCCGGTCGAGGTCAAGCCCGGCCGCGCCAGCACGCTCGCGCTGCGCTGGCTCGTCGGTTACTCCCGCGCCCGTCGCGAGAAGACCATGACCGAGCGCCTGCTCAACGAGCTTCTCGACGCGTCCAACGGCCTGGGTGCCGCTGTGAAGAAGCGCGAGGACACGCACAAGATGGCCGAGTCCAACAAGGCCTTCGCGCACTACCGCTGGTAG